The following proteins are co-located in the Flectobacillus major DSM 103 genome:
- a CDS encoding LysR family transcriptional regulator, translated as MEIRHLKLIKAIVEEGSITKAIDKLHLTQSALSHQLKEAEYQLGTQIFLRQNKKLILTKAGEKLYETANDVLAKLSSTQQEIKQMILGEFGTIRISTECYSSYHWLPSVLKQFHLLYPNVDLQIIMEATHYPLQKLQENIIDIAITSDPIQEDSIKYLELFQDEMLMVVSTNHAWANKKYVVAEDFATEHLLIHSLPLETVTVHQFLLAPAKVTPKKITPLPLTEASIEMVKADMGIMAMAKWAIQPYLKDNSLKTIKIGKNGLKRKHFIAIMNNKIYPNYFNHFIEFLQTEIHQQWTI; from the coding sequence ATGGAGATTAGGCATTTAAAACTTATAAAAGCTATTGTAGAAGAAGGTAGCATAACCAAAGCTATCGATAAGCTTCATTTAACACAATCGGCTTTGAGTCATCAACTCAAGGAAGCAGAATATCAGTTGGGTACACAAATATTTTTACGGCAAAATAAAAAGCTCATATTAACCAAAGCAGGCGAAAAATTGTACGAAACTGCCAACGACGTATTAGCAAAACTATCGAGTACCCAGCAAGAAATCAAACAAATGATTTTGGGAGAATTTGGTACAATCAGAATAAGTACCGAATGTTATTCAAGTTATCATTGGTTGCCCTCTGTTTTAAAACAGTTTCATCTACTATATCCTAATGTCGACTTGCAAATCATAATGGAGGCAACGCATTATCCATTACAAAAGCTACAAGAAAATATCATTGATATTGCTATTACCAGCGACCCAATACAAGAAGACAGCATAAAATACTTGGAGCTTTTTCAAGATGAAATGTTAATGGTAGTATCTACGAATCATGCTTGGGCAAACAAAAAATACGTAGTAGCCGAAGACTTTGCCACCGAGCATTTATTGATACATTCTTTGCCATTAGAAACTGTCACGGTTCATCAATTTTTGTTAGCACCCGCAAAAGTAACGCCTAAAAAAATCACACCGCTTCCACTCACAGAGGCATCAATCGAAATGGTAAAAGCAGATATGGGAATTATGGCAATGGCAAAATGGGCAATACAGCCATATTTAAAAGATAATTCATTGAAAACCATCAAAATTGGCAAGAATGGATTAAAAAGAAAGCATTTTATTGCCATTATGAATAACAAAATATATCCCAATTATTTTAATCATTTTATAGAGTTTTTACAAACCGAAATTCACCAACAATGGACTATATAA
- a CDS encoding rhodanese-like domain-containing protein, translated as MDTQITYYENKLAFEMDPSDLFDAFNNGERVIAIDTRKAFGFEAEHIPTAINIPHRDMNEETTKDLDKDFVYVTYCDGIGCNASTKGALNMSRLGFKVKELIGGIEWWKFDGYATEGTKASQTGAKIQCAC; from the coding sequence ATGGACACACAAATTACATATTACGAAAACAAATTGGCATTTGAAATGGACCCATCAGATTTGTTTGATGCCTTCAATAATGGTGAAAGGGTGATTGCTATTGATACAAGAAAAGCATTTGGTTTTGAAGCCGAGCATATTCCAACGGCCATTAATATTCCTCATCGTGACATGAATGAAGAAACTACCAAAGATTTAGACAAAGATTTTGTCTATGTTACTTATTGTGATGGAATCGGGTGTAATGCCTCTACCAAAGGAGCTTTGAATATGTCAAGGCTGGGCTTTAAGGTCAAAGAATTAATTGGTGGCATTGAATGGTGGAAGTTTGACGGCTATGCCACCGAAGGGACAAAAGCCAGCCAAACTGGAGCAAAGATTCAATGTGCTTGTTAG
- a CDS encoding M15 family metallopeptidase, with translation MCKNVVRIFVIILSALNLGIAQIPNQYGLTIISDLQKLKETIREDPNKALVPIKDYVPNIALDIKYATAQNVFYTQLYKKPAALVRLPVAKALGAVQKELNAQGFSLKIYDAYRPYSVTCQMFEILPDTLYMGLPWQGSKHNRGIALDLTLINLKTKKELKMPTPFDALVYAAHPEFMKLPQEVIKNRELLKSAMKKHGFKVDPMEWWHFNYVSNTTFELLDIPFERL, from the coding sequence ATGTGTAAAAACGTTGTCAGAATCTTCGTCATTATTTTATCCGCTTTGAATCTTGGAATTGCCCAGATACCTAATCAATACGGATTAACAATCATTTCAGACCTCCAAAAACTAAAAGAAACTATCCGAGAAGACCCCAACAAAGCACTTGTTCCAATAAAAGATTATGTACCCAATATTGCTTTGGACATCAAATACGCCACTGCTCAGAACGTTTTTTATACCCAACTTTACAAAAAACCAGCGGCATTGGTAAGATTGCCTGTAGCAAAAGCTTTGGGAGCTGTTCAGAAAGAGTTAAATGCCCAAGGCTTTAGCCTTAAAATTTATGATGCTTATCGCCCTTATTCGGTTACTTGTCAGATGTTTGAAATACTACCAGATACACTTTATATGGGTTTGCCGTGGCAGGGAAGTAAACACAATCGAGGTATTGCTCTTGATTTGACTTTGATTAACCTCAAAACCAAAAAGGAGTTAAAAATGCCAACACCTTTTGATGCCTTGGTATATGCGGCTCATCCTGAGTTTATGAAACTACCCCAAGAGGTTATCAAAAATCGAGAATTATTGAAATCTGCCATGAAAAAACACGGCTTCAAAGTTGACCCGATGGAATGGTGGCATTTTAATTATGTGAGCAACACTACGTTCGAGCTATTAGATATTCCTTTTGAACGATTATAA
- a CDS encoding ABC transporter ATP-binding protein — protein MLTANNLTKKYGNHTALNHLDLHIQSGEIFALLGQNGAGKTTTINLFLGFIEPSEGTVTINGISVVENALETKKHLAYIPETVMLYPNLTGIENLAFFSALAGFTYSTHELSAFLSKAGLQETAHHQALGGYSKGMRQKVGIAIAIAKNAKALLLDEPTSGLDPKASNEFSEILKELSANGTAILMATHDIFRAKEVAHRIGIMKQGNLVSVIDAKDISANELEQLYLQTV, from the coding sequence ATGCTAACAGCTAACAACCTTACCAAAAAATACGGGAATCATACTGCCCTCAATCACTTGGACTTGCATATACAATCAGGTGAAATCTTTGCCTTGTTGGGACAGAACGGAGCTGGCAAAACTACTACCATCAATTTGTTTTTGGGCTTTATTGAACCCAGCGAGGGTACAGTAACTATCAATGGTATTTCGGTAGTAGAAAATGCCCTCGAAACCAAAAAACACTTGGCTTACATTCCTGAAACGGTGATGCTCTATCCCAATCTTACAGGTATCGAAAACCTTGCTTTTTTTAGTGCATTGGCAGGGTTTACTTATTCAACCCATGAATTAAGTGCTTTTTTAAGCAAAGCTGGACTTCAAGAAACGGCTCATCATCAGGCACTTGGTGGTTATTCAAAAGGAATGCGACAAAAAGTAGGCATTGCCATAGCCATCGCCAAAAATGCCAAAGCCTTGCTATTGGATGAACCTACTTCTGGCTTAGACCCAAAAGCTTCTAATGAATTTTCGGAAATCTTGAAAGAACTTTCAGCCAACGGAACGGCAATTCTGATGGCAACACATGATATTTTTCGTGCCAAAGAAGTGGCTCATCGCATCGGTATTATGAAACAAGGCAACTTGGTTTCGGTAATTGATGCCAAAGATATTTCGGCCAACGAATTAGAACAATTGTATTTACAAACGGTATAA
- a CDS encoding ligand-binding sensor domain-containing protein, with translation MALKQILFFSFLTIFTSCNGQEKTKPVKAPNIFRQSPTIIRKHKAVGLGTDFDTTLVSQYIRSIFQDSKGNLWFGTIGEGVVRYDVKTLTYFSNLDGFINNSVFAINEDKKGNLWFGTDQGVYKYDPSRAAGEAFRNYNQKDGLSHINISRKSILVDKSGTIWVGTHGGVFQYDPSADTKGRPSFSLFQPLSSINIAGIMEDKKGNIWFASSDKGVFRYDGKVITHIAEKEQLGENYAGGIAEDKAGNIWFTMKTGICKYDGKTLTEYTAKDGLGGTEFWGIYIEQSGIIWITARGSTTRFDPSIPLPNPKAFTVFTPADGLNCCVQSMYQDQSGNMWWGAGQGLFRFDGKRFYQVTKNSSW, from the coding sequence ATGGCATTGAAACAAATATTATTTTTTAGCTTTTTAACAATTTTCACATCCTGTAATGGACAAGAAAAAACAAAACCTGTTAAAGCTCCTAATATTTTCAGACAGAGCCCAACCATTATAAGAAAACACAAGGCCGTGGGTTTAGGGACTGATTTTGATACAACTTTAGTGAGTCAGTATATCCGAAGTATTTTTCAGGATTCAAAAGGGAACTTATGGTTTGGTACTATAGGCGAAGGCGTAGTACGATATGATGTGAAAACATTGACCTACTTTTCTAATCTCGATGGCTTTATCAATAACTCAGTTTTTGCTATTAATGAAGATAAAAAGGGGAATCTTTGGTTTGGGACAGACCAAGGCGTTTACAAATATGACCCCAGTCGGGCAGCAGGAGAGGCTTTTAGGAATTATAACCAAAAAGATGGTTTGAGCCACATAAATATAAGTCGAAAAAGTATCCTTGTTGATAAATCGGGTACTATTTGGGTAGGCACACATGGTGGTGTTTTTCAATATGACCCCTCTGCCGATACAAAGGGCAGACCAAGCTTTTCGTTATTTCAGCCGCTTTCCTCTATAAATATTGCGGGCATTATGGAAGATAAAAAAGGTAATATTTGGTTTGCTTCTTCCGATAAAGGTGTTTTTCGTTATGATGGAAAAGTAATTACCCATATTGCAGAAAAGGAACAATTGGGCGAAAACTATGCAGGAGGTATTGCAGAAGATAAAGCTGGAAATATTTGGTTTACCATGAAAACTGGTATTTGTAAATATGATGGAAAGACCTTAACCGAATATACTGCCAAAGACGGATTAGGTGGAACTGAATTTTGGGGAATTTATATAGAACAGTCAGGGATTATTTGGATTACCGCCCGAGGCAGTACTACCCGATTTGACCCTTCTATTCCCTTACCAAATCCAAAAGCGTTTACGGTATTTACACCTGCCGATGGCTTAAACTGCTGTGTTCAAAGTATGTATCAAGACCAATCTGGAAATATGTGGTGGGGAGCAGGGCAAGGCCTTTTTAGGTTTGATGGCAAACGGTTTTATCAGGTTACAAAAAATAGTTCGTGGTAG